A window of Chlamydiales bacterium STE3 contains these coding sequences:
- a CDS encoding Uncharacterized protein (Product derived from UniProtKB/Trembl:D6YWM2) → MKASKKDKGEIVDVEEDLQLEMKEFAEAYDESLKETCVTQLEPFEMYAKKVRREIFSNVKMFKKRFSAGFQVLQDEINEESK, encoded by the coding sequence ATGAAAGCTTCAAAAAAAGATAAAGGTGAAATAGTAGATGTAGAAGAGGATCTACAACTCGAAATGAAGGAATTTGCAGAGGCATATGACGAAAGCCTAAAGGAAACTTGCGTTACTCAATTAGAGCCATTTGAAATGTACGCTAAAAAAGTACGTCGCGAGATTTTTTCTAACGTGAAAATGTTTAAAAAGCGTTTTTCGGCAGGTTTTCAAGTTCTTCAAGATGAAATTAACGAAGAGTCGAAATGA